One Pomacea canaliculata isolate SZHN2017 linkage group LG9, ASM307304v1, whole genome shotgun sequence DNA segment encodes these proteins:
- the LOC112571616 gene encoding uncharacterized protein LOC112571616 isoform X1, giving the protein MAYSSGTKKTTSTYSGCGDDTAECRPAVAVQVACMQQTVTPVSHLCLPVSTCVYLPTSGERQAACAACDKDWHCVDGAGVALKEDVSSVTPQGSCADTGGGACYNSLTMDALMAACLLMASAVPVPVSGSTLCVFKVSLQDPPGNLSYTEKRWCQYGCCHDDCCLYSVALVLWSLVGVVLGVVLTVSVISSAVVYCYRRHRQQMALTQYGRCVESE; this is encoded by the exons ATGGCCTATTCATCTGGTACAAAGAAGACAACATCTACATACAGCGGGTGCGGCGACGACACGGCTGAGTGCAGGCCTGCAGTCGCTGTACAAGTTGCTTGCATGCAGCAGACAGTGACACCTGTGTCACACCTGTGTctacctgtgtctacctgtgTCTACCTGCCTACCTCAGGTGAACGGCAAGCTGCCTGTGCAG CGTGTGACAAAGACTGGCACTGTGTGGATGGTGCAGGAGTAGCACTCAAGGAAGACGTGTCTTCAGTGACACCACAAGGAAGTTGTGCTGATACCGGTGGAGGTGCCTGCTACAACAGTCTGACGATGGACGCACTGATGGCAGCATGTCTCCTGATGGCCTCAGCAG tgccagtgccagtgtcagGTAGCACACTGTGTGTGTTCAAGGTGTCACTGCAGGACCCTCCTGGCAACCTGTCCTACACTGAGAAGCGCTGGTGTCAATACGGGTGTTGCCATGACGACTGCTGCTTATATTCAGTGGC CCTGGTGTTGTGGTCGCTGGTGGGAGTGGTGCTTGGTGTGGTCCTCACGGTGTCGGTGATCAGCTCGGCCGTCGTCTACTGTTACAGGAGACACCGCCAGCAGATGGCGCTCACCCAGTATGGCCGCTGTGTGGAGTCGGAGTAA
- the LOC112571616 gene encoding uncharacterized protein LOC112571616 isoform X2 — MAYSSGTKKTTSTYSGCGDDTAECRPAVAVQVACMQQTVTPVSHLCLPVSTCVYLPTSGERQAACAGVALKEDVSSVTPQGSCADTGGGACYNSLTMDALMAACLLMASAVPVPVSGSTLCVFKVSLQDPPGNLSYTEKRWCQYGCCHDDCCLYSVALVLWSLVGVVLGVVLTVSVISSAVVYCYRRHRQQMALTQYGRCVESE; from the exons ATGGCCTATTCATCTGGTACAAAGAAGACAACATCTACATACAGCGGGTGCGGCGACGACACGGCTGAGTGCAGGCCTGCAGTCGCTGTACAAGTTGCTTGCATGCAGCAGACAGTGACACCTGTGTCACACCTGTGTctacctgtgtctacctgtgTCTACCTGCCTACCTCAGGTGAACGGCAAGCTGCCTGTGCAG GAGTAGCACTCAAGGAAGACGTGTCTTCAGTGACACCACAAGGAAGTTGTGCTGATACCGGTGGAGGTGCCTGCTACAACAGTCTGACGATGGACGCACTGATGGCAGCATGTCTCCTGATGGCCTCAGCAG tgccagtgccagtgtcagGTAGCACACTGTGTGTGTTCAAGGTGTCACTGCAGGACCCTCCTGGCAACCTGTCCTACACTGAGAAGCGCTGGTGTCAATACGGGTGTTGCCATGACGACTGCTGCTTATATTCAGTGGC CCTGGTGTTGTGGTCGCTGGTGGGAGTGGTGCTTGGTGTGGTCCTCACGGTGTCGGTGATCAGCTCGGCCGTCGTCTACTGTTACAGGAGACACCGCCAGCAGATGGCGCTCACCCAGTATGGCCGCTGTGTGGAGTCGGAGTAA